One genomic region from Ptychodera flava strain L36383 chromosome 5, AS_Pfla_20210202, whole genome shotgun sequence encodes:
- the LOC139133191 gene encoding voltage-gated purine nucleotide uniporter SLC17A9-like isoform X1, which produces MAAAKGKPPSTLQISLSDSTNSKAAATVHYWSRQEKRAWTLALFIGTVIIYASRNAMPLCAVSISKEFQWDKAETGLVLSSFFWGYALTQFLSGYISDKYGGDFIVTLAAMVWGLLTILTPYLAYLYEDKASQLTFMVFLRVIYGAVQASHYPSITSIISKKLWNSRQKTVIYTTVISGGLAGNLISGSVGSILLEKYEWHRVFYVFGLLAIVWALSVRVFLMKQRLDIRLFYNGIIRTSDDVLSPSEATSPGSVPWKVLAKHPAFWAMVMGHFCINYSFFLLFSWLPTYFTEKYPGQKGWIFNVVPWVVSIPSSIATGFVADNIVAMGYSVTYARKFIHTVASTGIMVCLVAIGQTDNFNAALIFAAAALVFQSFSNAGVLTNPQDLAPNWAGSVFGVMNTAGAMPGFIGVYITGHILESTNSWSAVFGSAACVVAVGWTVFLTFGTGNKLV; this is translated from the exons atggCTGCGGCCAAGGGAAAGCCGCCTTCCACGTTGCAGATCTCGCTATCTGACTCTACAAACAGCAAAGCGGCGGCGACAGTACATTATTGGAGCAG ACAGGAAAAGAGAGCATGGACCCTGGCACTGTTCATCGGAACTGTCATTATATATGCTTCCAGAAATGCAATGCCACTATGTGCTGTGTCAATCTCCAAAGAATTTCAATGGGACAAGGCAGAGACT GGACTTGTCTTGTCTTCCTTCTTCTGGGGCTACGCACTGACGCAGTTCCTATCTGGTTACATCAGTGACAAATATGGGGGAGACTTCATTGTAACACTGGCTGCCATGGTGTGGGGACTACTGACAATCTTGACGCCGTACTTGGCATATCTTTATGAAGACAAAGCCTCACAGCTGACTTTTATGGTTTTTCTCAGGGTTATTTATGGTGCAGTACAAG CCTCCCACTACCCTTCTATAACCAGCATTATAAGCAAGAAGCTTTGGAACAGTAGACAAAAGACTGTGATCTATACCACTGTTATATCAGGTGGCTTGGCAGG aaatttgatctCTGGTAGTGTTGGATCCATCTTACTTGAAAAATACGAATGGCATAGAGTGTTTTATGTGTTTGGTTTACTTGCCATAGTCTGGGCGTTATCTGTCCGTGTGTTTTTAATGAAACAGAGGTTAGATATTAGATTATTTTATAATGGCATCATAAGAACTTCAGATGACGTACTCAGTCCTTCAGAAGCAACATCACCGGGGAGCGTTCCGTGGAAGGTTTTAGCCAAACATCCTGCATTTTG GGCTATGGTCATGGGACATTTTTGTATAAATTATTCCTTCTTCCTGTTGTTTTCCTGGCTGCCtacatattttacagaaaagtaCCCCGGACAGAAG GGTTGGATATTTAATGTAGTTCCGTGGGTTGTATCGATACCGTCATCTATTGCCACAGGCTTTGTCGCAGACAACATAGTTGCCATGGGTTATTCTGTGACGTATGCCAGGAAATTTATACAC ACGGTGGCATCCACTGGTATTATGGTTTGTCTGGTGGCAATCGGTCAAACCGATAATTTTAATGCTGCACTCATATTTGCAGCAGCTGCCCTCGTCTTCCAGTCCTTCAGCAATGCAGGGGTTTTAACAAATCCACAAGATTTGGCTCCCAACTGGGCAGGATCTGTATTTG GTGTGATGAACACAGCCGGTGCCATGCCTGGTTTCATCGGTGTCTACATTACTGGTCACATACTTGAATCAACAAACAGCTGGTCGGCCGTCTTCGGCTCCGCGGCGTGTGTTGTTGCTGTAGGATGGACAGTCTTTTTAACATTCGGAACTGGAAACAAATTGGTGTGA
- the LOC139133191 gene encoding voltage-gated purine nucleotide uniporter SLC17A9-like isoform X2, with protein MAAAKGKPPSTLQISLSDSTNSKAAATVHYWSRQEKRAWTLALFIGTVIIYASRNAMPLCAVSISKEFQWDKAETGLVLSSFFWGYALTQFLSGYISDKYGGDFIVTLAAMVWGLLTILTPYLAYLYEDKASQLTFMVFLRVIYGAVQAFHYPSMTSLLGRKVDKSSKSYVYTTVISGTYAGNLISGSVGSILLEKYEWHRVFYVFGLLAIVWALSVRVFLMKQRLDIRLFYNGIIRTSDDVLSPSEATSPGSVPWKVLAKHPAFWAMVMGHFCINYSFFLLFSWLPTYFTEKYPGQKGWIFNVVPWVVSIPSSIATGFVADNIVAMGYSVTYARKFIHTVASTGIMVCLVAIGQTDNFNAALIFAAAALVFQSFSNAGVLTNPQDLAPNWAGSVFGVMNTAGAMPGFIGVYITGHILESTNSWSAVFGSAACVVAVGWTVFLTFGTGNKLV; from the exons atggCTGCGGCCAAGGGAAAGCCGCCTTCCACGTTGCAGATCTCGCTATCTGACTCTACAAACAGCAAAGCGGCGGCGACAGTACATTATTGGAGCAG ACAGGAAAAGAGAGCATGGACCCTGGCACTGTTCATCGGAACTGTCATTATATATGCTTCCAGAAATGCAATGCCACTATGTGCTGTGTCAATCTCCAAAGAATTTCAATGGGACAAGGCAGAGACT GGACTTGTCTTGTCTTCCTTCTTCTGGGGCTACGCACTGACGCAGTTCCTATCTGGTTACATCAGTGACAAATATGGGGGAGACTTCATTGTAACACTGGCTGCCATGGTGTGGGGACTACTGACAATCTTGACGCCGTACTTGGCATATCTTTATGAAGACAAAGCCTCACAGCTGACTTTTATGGTTTTTCTCAGGGTTATTTATGGTGCAGTACAAG CTTTTCATTATCCTTCTATGACTAGCCTTCTGGGCAGGAAGGTAGACAAATCTAGCAAATCATACGTTTACACTACAGTGATATCCGGTACTTATGCTGG aaatttgatctCTGGTAGTGTTGGATCCATCTTACTTGAAAAATACGAATGGCATAGAGTGTTTTATGTGTTTGGTTTACTTGCCATAGTCTGGGCGTTATCTGTCCGTGTGTTTTTAATGAAACAGAGGTTAGATATTAGATTATTTTATAATGGCATCATAAGAACTTCAGATGACGTACTCAGTCCTTCAGAAGCAACATCACCGGGGAGCGTTCCGTGGAAGGTTTTAGCCAAACATCCTGCATTTTG GGCTATGGTCATGGGACATTTTTGTATAAATTATTCCTTCTTCCTGTTGTTTTCCTGGCTGCCtacatattttacagaaaagtaCCCCGGACAGAAG GGTTGGATATTTAATGTAGTTCCGTGGGTTGTATCGATACCGTCATCTATTGCCACAGGCTTTGTCGCAGACAACATAGTTGCCATGGGTTATTCTGTGACGTATGCCAGGAAATTTATACAC ACGGTGGCATCCACTGGTATTATGGTTTGTCTGGTGGCAATCGGTCAAACCGATAATTTTAATGCTGCACTCATATTTGCAGCAGCTGCCCTCGTCTTCCAGTCCTTCAGCAATGCAGGGGTTTTAACAAATCCACAAGATTTGGCTCCCAACTGGGCAGGATCTGTATTTG GTGTGATGAACACAGCCGGTGCCATGCCTGGTTTCATCGGTGTCTACATTACTGGTCACATACTTGAATCAACAAACAGCTGGTCGGCCGTCTTCGGCTCCGCGGCGTGTGTTGTTGCTGTAGGATGGACAGTCTTTTTAACATTCGGAACTGGAAACAAATTGGTGTGA
- the LOC139133192 gene encoding voltage-gated purine nucleotide uniporter SLC17A9-like gives MLLERKRKMDVDVCLVFSLNAELLLPKCRACFAVAMGTELGWDKAETGLVLSSFFWGYSLTQIPAGYISDVIGGDQVITLAAIGWGSLTLAMPYLCHTFSDKSVQMTALVLQRTVFGTLQALHYPAIISLISQKVPTEGKSTVYGIMVSGSPTGVVLCGSIGSYLIHKYHWESVFYFLGISSILWAFLMRHFLMEKTCNTSNVKKSAIDLFRRKPSSSSRRIPWKLWFKHKAFWAMLMAFFCNGYSFFLVFSWMPTYFEDKFPGEKGWVFNVVPWLVSGPSRITMGFIADKLIRKYSVTTARKIIQGLYGLGTTVCLMLFPFVESYTSALLVITGILFFDGFNSSGASINPQDLAPNWAGFVYGFANTAGALPGFIGVYISGHILQFTGSWTAVFTSTAVINALGSVMFVFCGSGEPIY, from the exons ATGTTATTGGAAAGG AAGAGAAAAATGGATGTGGACGTTTGCCTTGTTTTTTCTCTCAACGCTGAATTACTCTTGCCGAAATGCCGTGCCTGTTTCGCTGTTGCCATGGGAACTGAACTTGGATGGGACAAAGCAGAAACG GGACTAGTGTTGTCCAGTTTCTTCTGGGGCTACTCCCTGACGCAGATACCAGCCGGGTATATCAGTGATGTGATTGGAGGAGATCAGGTCATCACCTTGGCAGCCATAGGATGGGGGTCGCTGACGCTAGCTATGCCATACCTCTGCCACACGTTTTCAGACAAGTCAGTGCAGATGACAGCTTTGGTCCTGCAAAGGACTGTCTTCGGTACTTTACAAG CCCTTCACTATCCTGCCATAATCAGTCTAATCAGTCAAAAAGTACCAACAGAGGGTAAATCCACTGTTTATGGAATAATGGTGTCCGGCTCTCCAACTGG AGTAGTGCTATGTGGCAGCATTGGTTCCTATTTAATACACAAATATCACTGGGAGAGCGTCTTCTACTTCCTTGGTATCAGCTCAATTCTCTGGGCATTTTTGATGAGACACTTTCTCATGGAAAAAACGTGCAATACCAGCAATGTGAAAAAGTCAGCCATAGACCTGTTCCGGAGGAAGCCTTCGTCGAGTTCTCGGAGGATTCCCTGGAAACTCTGGTTCAAACACAAAGCATTCTG GGCAATGTTGATGGCTTTTTTCTGCAATGGCTATTCGTTCTTCCTTGTGTTTTCATGGATGCCTACGTATTTCGAAGACAAGTTTCCCGGAGAGAAG GGCTGGGTGTTTAATGTTGTACCATGGCTTGTAAGTGGGCCATCCCGTATCACCATGGGGTTCATCGCAGACAAGTTGATTAGGAAATATTCTGTCACAACAGCTCGTAAAATTATCCAG GGTTTATACGGTCTAGGTACAACAGTTTGCCTGATGCTCTTCCCATTTGTTGAATCATACACGTCAGCCCTGCTGGTTATTACGGGTATTCTCTTCTTTGACGGCTTCAATTCATCTGGTGCATCAATCAACCCACAAGATCTTGCCCCAAACTGGGCTGGTTTTGTTTACG GTTTTGCCAACACTGCAGGGGCTCTTCCAGGCTTCATTGGAGTGTACATCAGCGGGCACATACTGCAATTCACTGGCAGCTGGACTGCCGTCTTCACTTCCACCGCTGTCATTAATGCACTAGGATCTGTGATGTTTGTCTTTTGTGGTAGTGGAGAACCTATTTATTAA